GCTTTGATCGGTACTTCTGCGTGACCAAGCCCCTGAGCTACCCTACCAGACGGACAACTAAGATGGCTGGGCTGATGATCGCAGCAGCCTGGATCCTCTCCTTCATCCTCTGGGCTCCCGCCATCCTGTTCTGGCAATTCATTGTTGGAGAGCGCACAGTCCCACCGGGGGAGTGCTACATTCAGTTCCTCTCCAACCCCGCCGTGACCTTTGGTACGGCCATCGCCGCCTTCTACCTGCCCGTTGTCATTATGACCGTCCTCTACATCCAAATCTCGCTAGCAAGCCGCAGCCGCGTGAAGAAGCAGAAGCCCGAGGCCAAGAAGGAGAAGTCCCTCAAGTCCAGCAGCCTACTCAAGAGCCACATCCTCAAgcagaacaacaacaactccTCCTCTAAGCCCAGCACAGAGTCCAGCATTGAGGGTGTGAAGAATGGTAAGCTGGACGAAACAGTGTCCACCAAAGCTGACTCCAGTGTCCAGCCTGAGGAGAAGGAGACCTCCAATGATTCTAGTACAGCCAGCATCGCCCCCAAGGACACCAAGGAACAGGCCAACAGCATAGCCGCCTCAGAGCGCACagctctcactccctcccccttACCCACCAAAATAAACCCCTCCTCTAAGTGGTCGAAAATAAAAATTGTCACCAAGCAGTCCGGGGATGAGTGCATCACCGCTATCGAGATTGTGCCCCCAAACAATGCCGGAAACAACTCCATCTCCATCAGCCGACCGAGGACGGTGGCCCGGAAGTTTGCCAGCATCGCCCGAAGTCAAGTCAAGAGGAAGCGGCAGATGGCAGCGAGGGAGAAGAAGGTGACTAAGACCATCTTCGCCATCCTCCTGGCCTTTATCATAACATGGACTCCCTACAATGTCATGGTACTCATCAACACCTTCTGCCAATCCTGTGTCCCTGACACGGTATGGGCCATTGGCTACTGGCTATGCTATGTCAACAGCACTATAAATCCTGCATGCTATGCCCTCTGCAATGTTACTTTTAAAAAGACCTTCAAGAACCTCCTCTTGTgccaatataaaaatattggcACAAGGTAAGCCTGAGTGAAAAGACTCTTGACTGTGCTCACTGCCCTGATAGCTTGTGGATTTTAACCCTCACATAATGGCTCTGAAGGTACCAATTCTGAAGAGGCACAATAGTCTTTCCCATCCTCTGAATCAATGTGTATTATAGAATGGAAGGGactttttcactgtaaaaaatggaTCCTGGTAAAATCAAGAGTTTTCTGGTTTGATGCAAGATGCTGCAGCAGTATAATTTCAGTCCATCGCAGCTGTGAAGGGCCAGCAGTAATCTTTGCTAGTCTGTGGAACTGTAGAGACAATCTTCAAACAAAGCACAGCAAAAATGGTGTCCGGTCATAAAACTCTCACCCCTCAATGGAGAACTGAGTAAGGGTAATGTCCTTTTCTGAGATTCTACAGATCACAAGTTGCAGTTTcgaataaaaaaaacctaactTTTCTTAAATCCTACAGAATCAAGAGGATTATTAGTTAATCTTTTAGCTGCCATTAATACCTGCCATTTTAGGCATTGTGGCAACCTGCAATTACCCCcacaattcacacacacacaattcagtcAAGTTTAAGACAGAATCAAAGCAATTAGTTTATCACACATCtcccattaatatttcagttctCCATTAAAACATCAAATGACTTCCCAGACAGCACACTGAGAAAAGAGACTGAGGGCGAACATAGATGCTCTATCACTTTCCATCTGTGAGAGGTAGTCATGACATAGCATAGAGGTAGTTTGCCTATTGGCAATGTCACGGCTATTTTGATTACTACTGCTCTGCTATAGATTAAGATTTGTGTCAAAAGTATAAAGCAAAACATCATTTGTTATGATCTAACAAAACGACATAGGAAAAACATTACTTGGAATTTTTAGGTTTTACACTTAAAAATCAGTATTTTTAAACTActttcattcataaatgttttgCTTGATAATTCTGAAATCTATCAAAAGtataatgttttctttgaatattTTAGCACAAATTTGATTCCACTGTAAATGTCATTGCTGTAACATCTTCCCTATGGGAAAACTACCTCCATGCTATGTTGCCCTACCTCCCACAGATGGAGTGCAATAGAGCACCTATGGCAGTCTTACGTTGCTGTGTTCAAACAAGTATTGTTTGAACTTTCAAACAGTACTTTTTCAGACAAACTAGGCACACATTTAAGTGATGTTTATTCTGTAGAAATAACATCTGTGATATGGACCAGATGCTCACTGAGGGCAATCACAAGTTCCAAACTCTCCATCCCAACTCCTTCTTGCAACAGTATACGGTAAGTTTAGATGTTGTGcttcaaacagaaacagatgAAACAAAGGTCCCAGTTTTATGTGTTGCTATCCTCTTGACTTTGCTCCTAAATTCAAGCCAGTTATAATGCTACAACCTTTTGTgcccattttaaacaaattattgtgtATAGAACTGTTAAACGAAACGTACAGGATCTTGAAGCAAATGGGGGGAACTTTTGAACATTGTTTTCCTGCTCATTTAGagaaatgtaaatactatgcctatgtatacataaaatatgttgCAAGGATACAGGAGTATGGTTTCTCTTGTGTAATTAATATCTggatgtgtgtatttctgttgtATTTGGTTCATCATTATCTATCTAAAGGTGatattcattttctaaaattttacaaactgaaattaaaatgtttcgCTGCCTGTATGCAAAAAAAGCTATAAAAAggatatatttttaattcccTTTTAAGTTGAAATtcctgggaagaaaaaaatatgaagagtatttcaatttgtttgaaatgtgttaGTTTAATTCCTTTACGCAACCTGTCCCTCCCAATTTTGAATTCTTATGTGTGACAGAACACATTGTGGACAGAAGCTGATgttaaaatacagtacattgacTGTGTCTACAGAAGTTCTGATTAACTGTTTTTTCCACTTttgcttctttcatttttcttgcCTATTACACTTTATATTAAGGGAACAATATGCCTATGCAATTGCACAGTTGTTAAGGAAGTATAAACAAGCACTGTGTGACTACGTTGTTACATAACATGTAGAATTAGGCCTACAGAACTGTTCGAGTAGTTTGATTAATTGGTTTTAAGGATGTTCATGGGGTTACGTTCTGAGTAGACGATGCAATTAGTTGGGAAAAAGTTTGAGTTTTGCTAATAAAAGATGAAAggtatcattttaaatacatttaaaaaagaccaAATTTTAAAAccgtgtaaatgtgtatgtacatagTAGCTGCAACAACCATAGTAACAATTACATAGTTATAGCTGTCTTCTTGATATAAAGTGTTACAGTACCTTGTTGCCTTATTGAACCTTCAGAACATTGCATCCCATGCTGAGATGATTGAAACTGTACAGCATGCTGTGATAAAGAGCTCATGCATTATGTTGACATAGAGAAACCAGcttctgccatttttattaGTCACAGTAGTTTCATGAAATCAAAAGAATTCATATTTGACATGTGGCAAAGAGTATGACAGCTGTGCATAAAAATACTGTATGGGCAATTCCTTGGATGACACCACCACAATGATAATTAGGACACACCATGTTATTTTCCCTTAAATATCCAACAATGTACAGAagattgtattgttttttattgcctaatgctaaataaatatcttgTAGTTATGAAAAAGCTTTATACTTCTGCTCTTTGTTGCCAAACCAGAAGAAAAATCTGCACAGTATGCGGgtgcttttctctttccttaTAATCCTTTAGGACTTTGGTTTGTTTCTTCTGCTAGTTCCTTGCAATGGGAAAGGTTATTTGTAGCCAGCTGAACCAGATTATTATTTATAGTATAAACAAATCAGGctgaatttttaattaaacataaaatgtgtgcTTAATTATACATAGCAATTAAGAGTTTAGTATGTTTGCTTTAGAACTTGTGCACTTCTTGGGAGAGACCAGACTATTATAATTGCAGAATACATTACTGCTTATGCTGCAGCTTGAAATGGATATGGCTAACTAATAACAAGTGTGGATTCTGTACTTTGTTTTCCCACATTTTCAAGTTCTGCATCCTAAAGAACATATctattgtgtgtatgcatgcatgcatacatatgcatgtatgaatgtatgtaaacaaaatactaatccatttttattatacAGGCCTATATTATTATGCACAGTAGGGCTGTATGATAGGACATCTATACTGAGAGAAAAACCTCAGT
This region of Anguilla anguilla isolate fAngAng1 chromosome 5, fAngAng1.pri, whole genome shotgun sequence genomic DNA includes:
- the chrm4a gene encoding muscarinic acetylcholine receptor M4 translates to MSGTNITGADWLSSSNFNGSMYNASSKGYPANFSCDNPSSNNSCIEEQTTESPYKTVEMVFIALVTGSLSFVTVVGNILVMLSIKVNRHLQTVNNYFLFSLACADLIIGVFSMNLYSVYIIVGYWPLGPVVCDLWLALDYVVSNASVMNLLIISFDRYFCVTKPLSYPTRRTTKMAGLMIAAAWILSFILWAPAILFWQFIVGERTVPPGECYIQFLSNPAVTFGTAIAAFYLPVVIMTVLYIQISLASRSRVKKQKPEAKKEKSLKSSSLLKSHILKQNNNNSSSKPSTESSIEGVKNGKLDETVSTKADSSVQPEEKETSNDSSTASIAPKDTKEQANSIAASERTALTPSPLPTKINPSSKWSKIKIVTKQSGDECITAIEIVPPNNAGNNSISISRPRTVARKFASIARSQVKRKRQMAAREKKVTKTIFAILLAFIITWTPYNVMVLINTFCQSCVPDTVWAIGYWLCYVNSTINPACYALCNVTFKKTFKNLLLCQYKNIGTR